The following coding sequences are from one Leptolyngbya sp. NIES-3755 window:
- a CDS encoding DNA-binding protein, starvation-inducible (similar to AA sequence:cyanobase_aa:LBDG_52980): protein MSSTPLHSTRIDLPANVRSKIIETLNQTLASTIDLKTQVKQAHWNVKGMDFYQLHELFDELATELEEYIDLFAERITALGGTALGTARIAAEVSEIPEYPIDIFDGKSHVTALADRYAPYAKLLRDGIAETDDLGDADTADLYTEVSRGIDKRLWFLEAHLQVDSVSIMTNGASVEKTNGKKSKSKK, encoded by the coding sequence TCGATCGAAGATTATCGAAACGCTGAATCAGACCCTTGCTTCGACGATCGACTTGAAAACTCAAGTGAAACAAGCCCATTGGAATGTTAAGGGCATGGATTTCTATCAGCTTCATGAGTTGTTTGATGAACTGGCGACCGAGTTGGAAGAGTACATCGATTTGTTTGCTGAACGAATCACAGCATTGGGTGGAACAGCACTGGGAACGGCGAGAATTGCAGCGGAAGTGTCAGAGATTCCTGAATATCCGATCGACATTTTTGATGGAAAATCTCATGTGACTGCGCTGGCAGATCGATACGCTCCTTACGCGAAATTGCTGCGAGATGGAATTGCAGAAACCGACGATCTTGGCGATGCGGATACGGCTGATTTGTACACCGAAGTTTCGAGAGGAATTGATAAGCGTCTTTGGTTCTTGGAAGCTCATCTACAGGTGGATTCAGTATCGATTATGACGAATGGTGCGTCGGTGGAGAAGACAAACGGCAAAAAGTCGAAGTCGAAGAAATAG